GAAAACAAATTATTAAGGCAGTTGCTCTCTCTCTTTTGGTAGGGCTAGATTGTTTTGGGTgttttatataatttgaaaatgaaagCTAGTGCAAAATTTGGAAGAGACATGAGATTGAGAGTTGGGTATTTTCATGTGATGCATTCTGGTGGTGTTGGAAATAAAAAGGATAAGTAGGGCAGACATGTTCGCTTCTTCCACCTTCCATTGCTTCTCACATGTTTCTTGTTAAcctttccttattttatttattctttaccTTTTATTTCAGTATAATCATATATTTCACAAGTATATATCTATGTTTTCTCTCTATTGTATTTTATGGTAtttgtataatatataataactGTGGGACTAATTTCGATGATATTTTTGTTTGAGCCTATTTCGTCCAAGTAAAATATAACTAACATGGTCTGTTGAGAAGATTGATTCCAGTGTTAAACGTAATAGATATGTTAATCTTTGTAAAGTTTTTCTACGCATTGAATGATTAAAAGCTATATTCATATTTAAATagatatttcaagaaaaaaaatccaGGCAACATAGCTAAACCTGCCAAAACTCAAAAGTCATGAAATGATCATGCCTTGTTCTTTGATCGTCTCAAATAAAAATGATAACAATGAACAAAAACAGTTGCTAAAATGTGGCCTAAAATTACATTAAAGTGGATCTATGATTGACAACAAGCTTGACTTAtcaaagcaaataaaagaaaaggttaaTCTCAACGACGCTTGTATATACAAGGCTTCAACTCTGGCCATTCAATTTCTCTCCCATGTGAACTTTGGTTTTCCTACAATGGAAAATATGAACAGAGGTTAAGGAACAATGGGATATGAATGGAACTACATATAATTCTTGCCATGCCATCCCATATCAGCTTTGTTTACTCGAAGTCTGGTGCAAATGTCAAATAGTGGTATGTGTTTGGTAAGTCTTTTACATGCATTTGAAGGATCCTTGGAAGGTCAAATCTCATACCCATATCTAAAATGTGTTGGACACAGAGGTCAAACACGAGTACTTCAATAAAAATGGAAAGTCGGAACAAcacaataaagagaaaaaaaagtcaCTAACCTTTTTCTTGaagtataataaaacaaacatCTTATTTGAGAAATCCTGCAAATAGGGTTGAATTGAATGAGTTAGCCAAGGATAAATGGTATGCTTTGATGTAAATAAAAGGGTCCATATGTAAgttacataaaatcacaattagGTACCAAACCTTGTATTAGATTACTCCAACAGAGTGATTATATAAAATGCTAATGTTATGTGGTAAAGCCAATATCAAATTGCCATTCTCAagtcaaatttatatatatattttaaatattaatgccATCTTAGtattagtcaatttagtccattaggCTAGTTTGACCAAATTGTTAAAGGGCGTATAAGTTTAGGGTTGATTTCACATATTAACCGATAAAAGAAAGATAATAACCTTCAATGCTGAAGTAAATCCCATCTCACAAACAGCTTTTGAAAACATATTTGGGTCTGCTCCTCCATTATTTGGATCAAATCTGCTCTTTACCTCTGCTATCAAAAGCCAACCACTGTGAAGAACCAAAACAAGTGGGTTAATTAACGAAAAACTCATTAAAAAAAGGGTAACAACAAACATTAAACAATATATTAAAGCTCAGCAAACCTTGGCTTAAGAACTCTACATGCTTCTTTAAGGTAACTAGCATAGTTCGTCCCCATCAATGAAAGGCAAAAGACAGCAACATCTACCGATGAAGGACGAAGTGGAGTCTGccagaaaatttcaaaaaaaaatcaattactacATTGGAAGCACCCAATACTTCGTGTTCTCAAACATTCGGACACATGTGTGCACATGTAGAGAGGCAGAGATTCTTAAACTCTTATCTTCGATCCATATATAACAGCTTGCATTCATTGTCGAAAATGAAACCTATAAACGGAACCATCTGCTTGTTGTGTTTTCTTTCGttttaaaaggtaattaaacTTGGTGTTTGGTTGTATGGTATCCTATGGAACCAATTTTGCATCAGGCAACTGATAGTTGCAGGCAGACAGTAGTTTTCCCTACAGATGCTATATAACTGATAGCATATGCAGTGTACCTACTGATGGATCAAAATTATGTAATAACACTCAGTGATGACAGCAAGGACTCATGCAATGATCATAACAAGCTCGTATAAAGGATGAAGGAGGGGCTTACGTTTGCCATATCACAAGAAATTACTGAAGGATCGTTTGAGACAAGATCGATCGAGAAAACtttattcttcacattttttGCAAGGCGTGCGTCACCTGTGATAAAATAGAGCAGGATGACAATGGCAGAAGAGCCAAAACAAGAAATAACGGATGTAGTTAAACATTTATAATGGATATGAGTTCAAGAAATTATCATTGCAATACACAAAGGCAAAATCCAGTTAACCAAATTCTCACCACATCCAAAATCAGCTACAATCAAAGAAGAACTACGTTCCTTCAGCCATTTTATGATTATATTGACTGGCAGCTCAGGCCAATGTGACATTTGCTCTTGATATCCTGTATGGTACTGGCCAAGTGAGCGAAATGTATAAGTCCAGAATGCAGCTTCAATATCAGACTTAAGAACATCAGCTCGAACTTAGAACTACCATTCATGAACCATGAATGACAAGGAAACAAAAGGCACTTTAGATGCATCAACATGGTTACAT
The sequence above is drawn from the Gossypium hirsutum isolate 1008001.06 chromosome A05, Gossypium_hirsutum_v2.1, whole genome shotgun sequence genome and encodes:
- the LOC107897908 gene encoding ribosomal RNA-processing protein 8 gives rise to the protein MKEEQSRKRRRGKNKKPQKTQPSLLPKHSTKLHKKTHQQKNPAHQSSSSSSSLKSSSFLDKMKARLAGGHFRMINEKLYTCTGKEALDYFKEDPELFDMYHTGYQEQMSHWPELPVNIIIKWLKERSSSLIVADFGCGDARLAKNVKNKVFSIDLVSNDPSVISCDMANTPLRPSSVDVAVFCLSLMGTNYASYLKEACRVLKPSGWLLIAEVKSRFDPNNGGADPNMFSKAVCEMGFTSALKDFSNKMFVLLYFKKKENQSSHGREIEWPELKPCIYKRR